The following proteins are co-located in the Hevea brasiliensis isolate MT/VB/25A 57/8 chromosome 11, ASM3005281v1, whole genome shotgun sequence genome:
- the LOC131170547 gene encoding thermospermine synthase ACAULIS5-like isoform X1 produces the protein MGSIMNFPIRRIPHFHESEYQSPQWFEELIEPDLKWSFEINSVLHAGTSEYQNIVLLDTNRFGKALVIDGKMQSAGKDEFIYHECLVHPVLIFCESPKSVFIMGGGEGSTAREVLKHNGVEKVVKCDIDRVVVDFCRMHLTANQEAFSDGRLHCIINDANNEKFDIIFGDLADPLDGGP, from the exons ATGGGTTCGATAATGAATTTCCCGATCAGGAGGATCCCCCACTTCCATGAATCTGAATACCAGTCCCCTCAGTGGTTTGAAGAACTCATTGAACCTGATCTTAAGTGGTCTTTCGAAATAAACAG CGTTTTGCATGCAGGAACTAGCGAGTACCAGAACATTGTTCTCTTGGACACAAATCGCTTTGGAAAG GCTTTGGTGATTGATGGGAAGATGCAGAGTGCTGGAAAGGATGAATTCATATACCATGAATGCTTGGTTCATCCTGTTCTTATATTCTGTGAAAG CCCTAAAAGTGTGTTTATAATGGGAGGTGGCGAAGGCTCTACTGCTAGAGAAGTACTCAAGCATAATGGCGTAGAGAAAGTAGTCAAGTGCGATATAGACAGG GTCGTAGTTGATTTCTGCCGCATGCATCTGACAGCGAACCAGGAAGCATTTAGCGACGGAAGGCTCCATTGCATTATTAATGATGCAAA TAATGAGAagtttgatattatttttggagACTTGGCTGACCCACTTGATGGAGGCCCTTGA
- the LOC131170547 gene encoding thermospermine synthase ACAULIS5-like isoform X2 gives MGSIMNFPIRRIPHFHESEYQSPQWFEELIEPDLKWSFEINSVLHAGTSEYQNIVLLDTNRFGKALVIDGKMQSAGKDEFIYHECLVHPVLIFCESPKSVFIMGGGEGSTAREVLKHNGVEKVVKCDIDRVVVDFCRMHLTANQEAFSDGRLHCIINDAKG, from the exons ATGGGTTCGATAATGAATTTCCCGATCAGGAGGATCCCCCACTTCCATGAATCTGAATACCAGTCCCCTCAGTGGTTTGAAGAACTCATTGAACCTGATCTTAAGTGGTCTTTCGAAATAAACAG CGTTTTGCATGCAGGAACTAGCGAGTACCAGAACATTGTTCTCTTGGACACAAATCGCTTTGGAAAG GCTTTGGTGATTGATGGGAAGATGCAGAGTGCTGGAAAGGATGAATTCATATACCATGAATGCTTGGTTCATCCTGTTCTTATATTCTGTGAAAG CCCTAAAAGTGTGTTTATAATGGGAGGTGGCGAAGGCTCTACTGCTAGAGAAGTACTCAAGCATAATGGCGTAGAGAAAGTAGTCAAGTGCGATATAGACAGG GTCGTAGTTGATTTCTGCCGCATGCATCTGACAGCGAACCAGGAAGCATTTAGCGACGGAAGGCTCCATTGCATTATTAATGATGCAAA GGGTTGA
- the LOC110653201 gene encoding 40S ribosomal protein S3-3, which yields MATQISKKRKFVADGVFYAELNEVLTRELAEDGYSGVEVRVTPMRTEIIIRATRTQNVLGEKGRRIRELTSVVQKRFKFPENSVELYAEKVNNRGLCAIAQAESLRYKLLGGLAVRRACYGVLRFIMESGAKGCEVIVSGKLRAQRAKSMKFKDGYMISSGQPVKDYIDSAVRHVLLRQGVLGIKVKIMLDWDPKGKQGPTTPLPDLVTIHQPKEEAEYTQPPPVLATVIEVPVPVA from the exons ATGGCGACTCAAATAAGCAAGAAGCGAAAG TTCGTCGCTGATGGAGTTTTCTATGCCGAGCTTAACGAGGTCTTGACCAGAGAGCTTGCCGAGGATGGATACTCTGGTGTTGAGGTTAGGGTCACCCCTATGCGCACTGAGATCATCATCAGAGCCACCCGCACCCAAAATGTTCTGG GTGAGAAGGGGAGGAGGATCAGGGAACTGACCTCAGTGGTACAAAAGAGGTTTAAATTCCCAGAGAACAGCGTCGAACTCTACGCTGAGAAGGTTAACAACAGAGGGCTTTGCGCCATTGCTCAGGCTGAGTCTCTTCGCTACAAGCTTCTTGGTGGTCTTGCAGTTCGCAG GGCCTGTTATGGTGTGTTGAGATTTATTATGGAAAGCGGTGCTAAGGGATGTGAG GTGATTGTCAGTGGGAAGCTAAGGGCGCAGCGTGCAAAATCTATGAAATTTAAGGATGGCTACATGATTTCATCTGGTCAGCCAGTCAAAGATTATATTGACTCTGCTGTGAGACATGTACTTTTACGACAG GGGGTTCTCGGTATCAAGGTCAAGATTATGCTTGATTGGGACCCCAAGGGGAAGCAGGGCCCAACAACTCCTCTACCAGATTTGGTCACAATTCATCAACCTAAGGAGGAAGCAGAGTACACGCAACCACCACCTGTATTGGCTACCGTGATTGAGGTCCCAGTCCCAGTGGCTTAA
- the LOC110670041 gene encoding protein ELF4-LIKE 3 translates to MEGDTFSGLGNGTQIDGKILQTFQKNFVQVQNILDQNRLLINEINQNHESKIPDNLSRNVGLIRELNNNIRRVVDLYADLSSSFTKSMEGSSEGDSSGALKSDGKAGHKRNRPA, encoded by the coding sequence ATGGAGGGTGACACATTTTCAGGACTTGGCAATGGTACCCAGATTGATGGCAAGATCTTACAGACATTTCAGAAGAACTTTGTTCAGGTTCAAAACATCTTGGATCAAAATAGGCTGCTCATCAATGAGATAAACCAGAACCATGAATCTAAGATCCCTGACAACCTAAGCAGAAATGTGGGTCTGATTAGGGAGCTCAACAATAATATCAGGAGAGTGGTTGACCTTTATGCTGATCTTTCCAGCTCCTTCACCAAATCCATGGAAGGTTCCTCCGAGGGGGATTCTAGTGGGGCTTTGAAATCTGATGGCAAAGCTGGTCACAAGAGAAATAGGCCTGCGTAG
- the LOC110670276 gene encoding acyl-CoA-binding domain-containing protein 2-like produces MMNDTNTISNADVFVPDEDVDIYIYISINFFFLEEEFKEFAEKATSLPPTKDVDKLILYGLFKQATVGAVNTNRPGIFSLTERAKWDAWKAVEGKTKQQAMAEYITKVKQLQGSLSSTLKNISIMWFFCENRSEQKLECNQQDEKTRNKTKPLLLKTINRNDYSFS; encoded by the exons ATGATGAATGACACAAACACGATCTCCAACGCTGATGTTTTTGTTCCTGATG AAGatgttgatatatatatatatattagcattaattttttttttttag AAGAAGAGTTCAAAGAATTCGCTGAGAAGGCCACGTCATTGCCTCCAACTAAGGATGTAGATAAACTCATCCTCTATGGACTATTTAAGCAAGCAACTGTTGGAGCTGTTAATACCA ATCGTCCAGGAATTTTCAGCCTCACAGAGAGGGCAAAATGGGATGCTTGGAAAGCGGTTGAAG GGAAGACCAAACAACAAGCTATGGCTGAATACATCACCAAGGTCAAGCAATTGCAAGGATCACTGTCTTCTACATTAAAAAATATCTCAATTATGTGGTTTTTTTGTG AGAACAGATCAGAACAAAAGCTAGAGTGCAATCAACAGGATGAAAAGACAAGAAACAAGACTAAACCACTGTTGTTGAAAACGATTAACAGAAATGACTATTCATTCAGCTGA